From a region of the Pontixanthobacter gangjinensis genome:
- a CDS encoding DUF389 domain-containing protein, giving the protein MASEAPGSTDLSFARAIVGWRIWWRDSVLGTVDQSAVIEKRRAECNLSARYLFMTAMSGGIAILGLLLSSPAVVIGAMLLSPLMDPIMGLGFALATGDYKWLRKSAKSLAWGTVMAVGLCALVVFLSPLKEITTEIAARTRPNLFDLLVALFSALAGAYAMIRGREGTIVGVAIATALMPPLAVVGFGLATFNWTVFSGALLLYVTNLMTIALTAALMARLYGFRTTLSDRQTQLQTLVIVVAFVGLAVPLGLTLIKIGQEANGARQVRAEIMNNFDAKSRLSAMEINWDAEPISIDATVFTPRLIPDAEERSSRALARGLGSPVNLVITQYQVGTSASAAEEAQLANARAAEEAAAAERAADLSKRLALVAGVEVKDVMVDRQNRRAMVKAKALEGATLAAYAELEGRIAATEPEWKIELVPPPRALPSVGFDDGEPSEAGQAAIKLIAWAAKRVDAPVKLSGPTEQVKRTRTLLLELGLADVQVVDGTTGGNNVTARWGAPGS; this is encoded by the coding sequence ATGGCGAGCGAAGCACCAGGGAGCACTGACCTTTCATTCGCCCGGGCAATTGTCGGATGGCGGATTTGGTGGCGAGATTCAGTGTTAGGCACCGTCGATCAGTCTGCGGTCATCGAGAAACGGCGCGCGGAATGCAATCTTTCGGCTCGCTATCTGTTTATGACTGCCATGTCTGGCGGCATTGCGATTCTCGGATTGCTGCTATCCTCGCCTGCTGTGGTTATCGGCGCGATGTTGCTTTCACCTCTGATGGATCCAATCATGGGATTGGGCTTTGCCTTGGCGACCGGCGATTATAAATGGCTGAGAAAATCAGCGAAATCACTCGCTTGGGGAACCGTGATGGCGGTTGGTCTATGCGCGCTGGTGGTCTTTCTGTCTCCGCTCAAGGAGATAACCACCGAGATTGCGGCACGGACGCGGCCCAATTTGTTCGATCTACTGGTCGCGTTGTTCTCCGCGCTAGCCGGCGCTTACGCGATGATCCGCGGCCGTGAGGGCACGATTGTTGGCGTGGCTATCGCGACAGCTTTGATGCCGCCGCTTGCGGTGGTCGGCTTTGGCCTTGCAACGTTCAACTGGACGGTCTTTTCCGGTGCATTGCTGCTCTATGTGACGAACCTGATGACTATCGCGCTGACAGCGGCGCTGATGGCGAGGTTGTATGGTTTCCGGACCACCTTGTCGGACCGGCAGACGCAGTTGCAAACGCTGGTGATTGTTGTGGCATTTGTGGGGCTGGCAGTACCGCTTGGTCTGACATTGATAAAGATCGGTCAGGAAGCGAACGGCGCGCGTCAGGTCCGCGCCGAGATTATGAATAATTTTGATGCCAAATCGCGGCTTTCGGCGATGGAAATCAATTGGGATGCCGAGCCCATATCTATTGATGCAACGGTATTTACACCCCGCCTGATTCCTGATGCAGAAGAGCGCAGTAGTCGCGCTCTGGCGCGCGGGCTGGGTAGTCCGGTTAATCTTGTTATCACCCAATATCAGGTTGGCACCAGTGCGAGTGCGGCGGAAGAAGCCCAGCTGGCTAATGCGCGCGCAGCAGAGGAAGCTGCAGCTGCCGAACGCGCTGCTGACCTTTCGAAACGTTTGGCATTGGTCGCGGGCGTGGAGGTTAAAGATGTCATGGTCGACCGACAGAACCGCAGGGCCATGGTTAAAGCCAAGGCTTTAGAAGGCGCGACTTTGGCTGCCTATGCAGAGCTTGAAGGCCGGATCGCGGCGACAGAACCTGAATGGAAGATAGAGTTGGTCCCGCCGCCACGTGCGCTACCCAGCGTAGGGTTTGACGATGGTGAACCTAGCGAGGCTGGGCAAGCTGCAATCAAACTGATCGCCTGGGCCGCTAAACGCGTTGACGCGCCGGTGAAACTGTCTGGTCCAACCGAGCAAGTCAAACGCACGCGCACATTGTTGCTCGAATTGGGTCTGGCCGATGTCCAAGTCGTGGACGGCACGACGGGCGGCAATAATGTTACCGCCCGTTGGGGGGCACCGGGGTCATGA